Sequence from the Rhodothermia bacterium genome:
AGGCTTTCTGCGGTATTTTCGGTACTGCGAAGTATTGACGGAACCATACGTACCGAAAACAATGCACTTCCCACACCCTCCCAAAGGCAGTACGTGATCCGGGTTCCGGTTACCCGTATGCAGTTTTATGCCGCCTTAAAAATTCGGGACAATTGGGTACGAGAAGGACGTTATCGTTTGTTTGTTCACGATTGTGTGACCTTCATGTACACCGTAGCCAAGGAAGTAGGCTTGACTGTGCCACGGCGGATTTTCCGGACATACTCTCCGAAAAGGTATTGGCGGGAGTTTGTAGCGGCCAATCAACCTTCTTTTACAAAATCTACCAAATGACAAAAAACCGCTTATTAAAACCAAAATATATGTCCAAAAATGCAAATAGAATGGTGCGTGTGGCCTTGGTTCAAATGTCTATGAGCAATGACACCAAAGATAACCTCGAAAAAGCCCTCCAGATGGCTGAGGCTGCTGCAAAACAAGGTGCGGATATCATTTGCCTGCCAGAACTTTTTCTGGGACCATACTTTTGCAAAACCGAAAACCCAAAACACTTTGACCGCACCGAGCCGATTCCCGGCCCAACAACAAAAGCCTTTACCCCACTTGCCAATACCTATGATGTGACGCTGATTCTAAGCCTATTTGAAAAGCGTGCGCCGGGCTTATACCACAATACTGCCGCTATTTTGGACGGGAAAAAGGGATACCTTGGGAAATACCGCAAAATGCACATCCCAGATGACCCCATGTATTATGAAAAATTCTATTTTACTCCCGGCGATCTCGGTTTTTGTACGTGGAATACCCGACCTGCTACGATCGGAACTTTGATCTGCTGGGATCAATGGTATCCCGAAGCCGCACGGCTCACCGCCATGAAAGGCGCCGAAATCTTGTTCTATCCTACTGCCATCGGATGGCTTGCCTCCGAAAAGGAACAGGCAAAAGCTCAACACAACGCATGGGAAACCATACAACGAAGCCATGCCATTGCCAATGGCTGCTTTGTGGTGGCTGTAAACCGAGTCGGGTACGAGGCCATTCCCGAAGATGAAACACCCGAAATTGATAC
This genomic interval carries:
- a CDS encoding carbon-nitrogen hydrolase encodes the protein MRVALVQMSMSNDTKDNLEKALQMAEAAAKQGADIICLPELFLGPYFCKTENPKHFDRTEPIPGPTTKAFTPLANTYDVTLILSLFEKRAPGLYHNTAAILDGKKGYLGKYRKMHIPDDPMYYEKFYFTPGDLGFCTWNTRPATIGTLICWDQWYPEAARLTAMKGAEILFYPTAIGWLASEKEQAKAQHNAWETIQRSHAIANGCFVVAVNRVGYEAIPEDETPEIDTGIGFWGQSFVAAPNGEIIARASSDQEEILIVNLNLTMIEETRRWWPFFRDRRIDAYTGLDRRFLTE